From the Lepisosteus oculatus isolate fLepOcu1 chromosome 1, fLepOcu1.hap2, whole genome shotgun sequence genome, one window contains:
- the galnt7 gene encoding N-acetylgalactosaminyltransferase 7 isoform X2: MRLKVGFILRSLLIIGTFLGLVVLWSSLSPKPNDENPFGKVEGRDAANLPNAKNDILEKFKPVVPWPHVEGVEVDLESIRQKNEGKNEHQRLEQQQAGVNNQQNVMQKQYITFKPQKHIYSDPVLKPGQLGNFELKEPEPQGVPGGPGEGAKPFVLGPDYKDSIQASIKEFGFNMVASEMISLDRTISDLRHEECRYWHFDENLLTASIIIVFHNEGWSTLMRTVHSVIKRTPRRYLAEIVMIDDFSNKAHLKERLEEYIKQWNGLVKVFRNERREGLIQARSIGAHKAKLGQVLIYLDAHCEVGLNWYAPLVAPISKDRTICTVPLIDYIDGNDYTIEPQQGGDEDGFARGAWDWSLLWKRVPLNSKEKAKRKHKTEPYRSPAMAGGLFAIERDFFFELGLYDPGLQIWGGENFEISYKIWQCGGQLLFVPCSRVGHIYRLHGWQGNPPPAHVGSSPTLKNYVRVVEVWWDEYRDYFYASRPETQTLAYGDISQLKKFREERNCKSFKWFMEEIAYDIPSHYPLPPKNVEWGEIRGYETNYCIDSMGHTNGGTVEMGPCHRMGGNQLFRINEANQLMQYDQCLTKGSDGSTVIITHCNLNEYTEWKYFKDLRRFTHVPTGKCLDRSEVLHKVFIADCDKNKSTQKWEMNNIVAV, encoded by the exons ATGAGGTTAAAAGTAGGTTTTATCCTCCGCAGTTTATTGATAATAGGGACTTTCTTAGGCTTGGTGGTGCTGTGGTCTTCCCTTTCACCGAAACCGAACGACGAAAACCCTTTTGGTAAAGTG GAAGGAAGAGATGCTGCTAACCTGCCCAACGCCAAgaatgacattttagaaaaatttaAGCCTGTGGTCCCCTGGCCTCACGtggaaggcgtagaagttgaCTTGGAGTCCATCCGGCAGAAGAACGAAGGGAAAAACGAACATCAGCgcctggagcagcagcaggccGGCGTCAACAACCAGCAGAATGTCATGCAGAAACAGTACATCACGTTTAAACCCCAGAAGCACATCTACTCCGACCCCGTTCTCAAGCCTGGTCAGCTGGGAAACTTCGAGCTGAAGGAGCCTGAGCCCCAGGGAGTTCCCGGGGGTCCGGGAGAGGGGGCCAAGCCTTTTGTCCTGGGGCCCGATTATAAAGATTCCATCCAAGCCAGCATCAAGGAGTTCGGGTTCAATATGGTAGCAAGCGAAATGATCTCTCTGGACCGGACTATTAGTGATTTGCGCCATGAAGA GTGCAGATATTGGCATTTTGATGAGAACTTGCTTACTgccagtattattattgttttccaCAATGAAGGATGGTCCACATTGATGAGGACCGTGCACAGCGTTATCAAACGGACACCAAGACGATACCTGGCAGAAATTGTAATGATTGATGATTTCAGCAATAAAG CACACCTGAAAGAAAGATTAGAGGAATACATTAAGCAGTGGAATGGCTTGGTAAAAGTTTTTCGCAATGAAAGAAGAGAAGGTTTAATTCAAGCTCGGAGCATCGGTGCCCATAAAGCTAAGCTTGGTCAG GTGCTGATCTACCTGGACGCTCACTGTGAAGTAGGACTGAACTGGTATGCACCTCTGGTGGCACCAATATCGAAAGACAG AACCATATGTACGGTTCCATTAATAGATTACATAGATGGCAATGATTATACCATAGAGCCTCAGCAAGGTGGGGATGAAGATGGCTTTGCCAGAGGTGCCTGGGATTGGAGTTTGTTGTGGAAACGTGTCCCCTTAAACAGCAAGGAAAAGGCTAAAAGAAAGCATAAAACTGAACCTTATCG ATCACCTGCTATGGCTGGTGGACTGTTTGCTATTGAACGCGATTTCTTTTTTGAGCTTGGGTTGTATGATCCTGGTCTTCAGATCTGGGGAGGAGAAAACTTTGAAATTTCATACAAG ATTTGGCAGTGTGGCGGTCAGCTGCTATTTGTGCCTTGTTCTCGAGTTGGACACATATATCGTCTGCATGGGTGGCAAGGAAATCCACCACCCGCTCACGTGGGCTCGTCTCCAACTTTGAAG AATTATGTTCGAGTTGTTGAGGTCTGGTGGGATGAATACAGAGACTATTTTTACGCAAGTCGGCCTGAAACCCAGACCCTCGCCTATGGAGATATCAGTCAACTAAAAAAATTCAGAGAGGAACGTAACTGCAAAAGCTTCAAATGGTTCATGGAAGAAATTGCTTACGATATACCATCTCATTATCCACTTCCTCCGAAAAACGTGGAGTGGGGAGAG ATAAGAGGATATGAAACCAACTACTGTATAGACAGTATGGGGCATACAAATGGAGGCACCGTTGAAATGGGACCTTGTCACAGAATGGGAGGGAACCAG cttTTTAGAATAAATGAAGCCAATCAGCTTATGCAGTACGATCAGTGCTTGACAAAGGGATCGGATGGATCCACCGTCATCATAACCCACTGCAATCTGAATGAGTATACAGAATGGAAGTACTTCAAG GATCTGCGTAGATTTACCCACGTACCAACTGGAAAGTGCTTGGACCGTTCAGAGGTTCTTCATAAGGTTTTTATAGCGGACTGTGATAAGAATAAAAGTACACAGAAGTGGGAAATGAACAATATTGTTGCTGTGTAA
- the galnt7 gene encoding N-acetylgalactosaminyltransferase 7 isoform X1 has protein sequence MRLKVGFILRSLLIIGTFLGLVVLWSSLSPKPNDENPFGKVEGRDAANLPNAKNDILEKFKPVVPWPHVEGVEVDLESIRQKNEGKNEHQRLEQQQAGVNNQQNVMQKQYITFKPQKHIYSDPVLKPGQLGNFELKEPEPQGVPGGPGEGAKPFVLGPDYKDSIQASIKEFGFNMVASEMISLDRTISDLRHEECRYWHFDENLLTASIIIVFHNEGWSTLMRTVHSVIKRTPRRYLAEIVMIDDFSNKAHLKERLEEYIKQWNGLVKVFRNERREGLIQARSIGAHKAKLGQVLIYLDAHCEVGLNWYAPLVAPISKDRTICTVPLIDSINGNNYEIQPQGGGDEDGFARGAWDWSMLWKRVPLTKKEKQMRLTKTEPYRSPAMAGGLFAIERDFFFELGLYDPGLQIWGGENFEISYKIWQCGGQLLFVPCSRVGHIYRLHGWQGNPPPAHVGSSPTLKNYVRVVEVWWDEYRDYFYASRPETQTLAYGDISQLKKFREERNCKSFKWFMEEIAYDIPSHYPLPPKNVEWGEIRGYETNYCIDSMGHTNGGTVEMGPCHRMGGNQLFRINEANQLMQYDQCLTKGSDGSTVIITHCNLNEYTEWKYFKDLRRFTHVPTGKCLDRSEVLHKVFIADCDKNKSTQKWEMNNIVAV, from the exons ATGAGGTTAAAAGTAGGTTTTATCCTCCGCAGTTTATTGATAATAGGGACTTTCTTAGGCTTGGTGGTGCTGTGGTCTTCCCTTTCACCGAAACCGAACGACGAAAACCCTTTTGGTAAAGTG GAAGGAAGAGATGCTGCTAACCTGCCCAACGCCAAgaatgacattttagaaaaatttaAGCCTGTGGTCCCCTGGCCTCACGtggaaggcgtagaagttgaCTTGGAGTCCATCCGGCAGAAGAACGAAGGGAAAAACGAACATCAGCgcctggagcagcagcaggccGGCGTCAACAACCAGCAGAATGTCATGCAGAAACAGTACATCACGTTTAAACCCCAGAAGCACATCTACTCCGACCCCGTTCTCAAGCCTGGTCAGCTGGGAAACTTCGAGCTGAAGGAGCCTGAGCCCCAGGGAGTTCCCGGGGGTCCGGGAGAGGGGGCCAAGCCTTTTGTCCTGGGGCCCGATTATAAAGATTCCATCCAAGCCAGCATCAAGGAGTTCGGGTTCAATATGGTAGCAAGCGAAATGATCTCTCTGGACCGGACTATTAGTGATTTGCGCCATGAAGA GTGCAGATATTGGCATTTTGATGAGAACTTGCTTACTgccagtattattattgttttccaCAATGAAGGATGGTCCACATTGATGAGGACCGTGCACAGCGTTATCAAACGGACACCAAGACGATACCTGGCAGAAATTGTAATGATTGATGATTTCAGCAATAAAG CACACCTGAAAGAAAGATTAGAGGAATACATTAAGCAGTGGAATGGCTTGGTAAAAGTTTTTCGCAATGAAAGAAGAGAAGGTTTAATTCAAGCTCGGAGCATCGGTGCCCATAAAGCTAAGCTTGGTCAG GTGCTGATCTACCTGGACGCTCACTGTGAAGTAGGACTGAACTGGTATGCACCTCTGGTGGCACCAATATCGAAAGACAG AACTATATGCACAGTGCCTCTTATCGATTCCATAAATGGCAACAATTACGAAATTCAGCCACAAGGGGGAGGTGACGAAGACGGGTTTGCAAGAGGAGCTTGGGACTGGAGCATGCTATGGAAACGTGTTCCTTTGACTAAGAAGGAGAAGCAGATGAGATTAACTAAAACTGAGCCATATCG ATCACCTGCTATGGCTGGTGGACTGTTTGCTATTGAACGCGATTTCTTTTTTGAGCTTGGGTTGTATGATCCTGGTCTTCAGATCTGGGGAGGAGAAAACTTTGAAATTTCATACAAG ATTTGGCAGTGTGGCGGTCAGCTGCTATTTGTGCCTTGTTCTCGAGTTGGACACATATATCGTCTGCATGGGTGGCAAGGAAATCCACCACCCGCTCACGTGGGCTCGTCTCCAACTTTGAAG AATTATGTTCGAGTTGTTGAGGTCTGGTGGGATGAATACAGAGACTATTTTTACGCAAGTCGGCCTGAAACCCAGACCCTCGCCTATGGAGATATCAGTCAACTAAAAAAATTCAGAGAGGAACGTAACTGCAAAAGCTTCAAATGGTTCATGGAAGAAATTGCTTACGATATACCATCTCATTATCCACTTCCTCCGAAAAACGTGGAGTGGGGAGAG ATAAGAGGATATGAAACCAACTACTGTATAGACAGTATGGGGCATACAAATGGAGGCACCGTTGAAATGGGACCTTGTCACAGAATGGGAGGGAACCAG cttTTTAGAATAAATGAAGCCAATCAGCTTATGCAGTACGATCAGTGCTTGACAAAGGGATCGGATGGATCCACCGTCATCATAACCCACTGCAATCTGAATGAGTATACAGAATGGAAGTACTTCAAG GATCTGCGTAGATTTACCCACGTACCAACTGGAAAGTGCTTGGACCGTTCAGAGGTTCTTCATAAGGTTTTTATAGCGGACTGTGATAAGAATAAAAGTACACAGAAGTGGGAAATGAACAATATTGTTGCTGTGTAA